From the Debaryomyces hansenii CBS767 chromosome F complete sequence genome, the window atatcaacaaaattGTTCCTGGTTGGGTAAATGAGGGTAAGGTCATTTTAGCCTTAAACTGTGTTTGCGGTAAGAGTGGATCTGCATTAGTTTCACATTTAACTGGTAACCACTTGGCAGATTACAGGTCTCCTCATCTTGTAACCTACGGAGGCATGCTGGGTCAGCCATTGATGTATTCTAGTAGTGAGTCGCTATTCAAAAATGTAACTTCTAAAGCTTATTGGTTAACAGCTAATACCAAGCGTAATCCACAATCGAAGGTTGACACGGTGAAGAAAGTTCTTGCTTTGTATAAATCGGGTGATATAAAGCCTGTACCCTTCAATGGTAaggaatttaatattaaatcTACAAGTGATGATTACATCAAGTTATTCTTAAAAGGTATTGCTGAATCTAAAACTGGAAAGCAGGTTATTGTATACAATTAGTAAAAGCGcttaatattaaatattcgTGTTAAACTatttaatttctctaaAATAAGGCTGTAAAAATATATGCTTCGTATTCCCTTACTTAAGATGAattcatttcattatctcCATTTGAAACGAAATCTAACCAATTCCAGTTGGGACCTTGTTCAGACGGTTGATCAGCTAATATTTCATCGCCAATCCCTACTTCACCAACATGTTGCATATCATAAAACATACCTTGCGCATCAAAATTATAACCGTCGTTTGTTACACTATTGTCATTTGTATTACTGTTATTATTACGGTTCTCCTGTTCATTTACTCCAGTTTTAGATTTCCCATTACCAATAACAAAAGATTCAGattgaaataaattcatattcaataacatatcaatttcatcaatattgtTACTAGTCGAATTTCTGTTCTGGGGCGGATTCATCTCTAAGCCCAGATGGTTATCATTCAGCATAGATGTATGTCTTCCGGGTGGATCCATTTCTAAAAACTGATCAATATTCATATCGTCATTTTGGTCTTGATTCGCTTGCCTCCGGGACTCGTCTTCCGCAGGATCCacataatgatgatgatgatgatgagaTATCATGCTTGGACTTAGGTCGTATTTTGAGTTTCCTCCCATATTACTATTTGGCTTTGAGGATTCAGTCTTATTTGTCAGGGTAAGTGTATCATTCAGTACTGAAGATTTACGATCAGGTTGACTTAACGGCCGTAATACCCCATGCAATTTATAGAACAATCCACAAGCATTACATAGTAAGTCTCCCTTGTTAGATTTCCTCCAAAGTGGTGTTGTTTTCGTATTGCAGTTTGTGCATTGCAAGAATTTTGTATTCTTAGTCGACTTAGACAACTTTTCCGGTAACTTATAGTCATCTTTGAATGTAGATTCTAACGAGTTTATATACGAAGTAAGCAAATTTTCGTTCGACTTGTCTCCGGTTGATGGGTTCGCTGTGGATGCACTAGCTGACCTGTTACCACTGAAAAGCGATGAATCAGACGTCAAAGAATTGGTATATGGAGAAtgctttttattttcaaataaggTAGCCATACCACCCTCGccttcttgttcttgactcatttttcttatttgaCTAATgtaatcaaattcatctgATTTGTCATTGGAGGATTTCTGGTCTTGTTTCTTGTCTTGAATATCACGGTCTTCCCGCTTTTTTTGTCTATCTAACGCTAGgattttcttgttttgaatTCTCCATGCAATATTCGATATTCGTTTATTATGCGGCAAATAGTATTTATGTTGGTACATTTTGAATACATCCAACGATGAATCATcgttatcttcaataagCTCTGCAACATTTAGTGGTTTTTCGTTCTTCGCCTTGTATAAAATTTTCCTTTTCTGAGGTTGTACATGGCTGACAGGCTTATTTGCATCATTGACGCTGCCTAAGCTGCTTCTGCggttatatatatttggaattttcGATAATGTGGGTGTATGAGATATGGGTCCCATAATAGCTAATTAAATTACACCTCTCTAGCAACTCTCTAGCAACAATACAGAATCCTGTTCCTATTTCACTATGTCGTTCCAGAaatatcttctaataaCTTCCTGAGCAATATTTCCAACTCTCTTTAACTAATAAGTAAATactatattaatttaatcttcttcaatatgctaaattattgataatagaTCGCTCATATCAGTGTCGTGCACGACCACTTAAAATTAGCTCTGGAAACCCACATCTCTACAATAGACCCAATCCCCATACCTACTACATTGTCTTCACCGATCCGAGTGATATTGCCACCTTTCGTAGTATACGGCATTCGACGGAAGTAGTGCTAGCGTTTAAGGCATTTAGGCGACAGTGAAGCCATCACGAAAAGTGGAGTCAAATATTAGACTGCTCAATTAGGTAATAAGTGCATTTTGATTAGTCATATGGTCAACTGGTGCACTCGTTCAGAGATGAGGACATAATTATACAATCAAAACCTTTTAAATAGGACAGACAATAAAGAGATAAAAGGATATTATAATGGCAGATAAGGTAAAAGacataaatcaatataatcaattgaaatctAAATATATCGGACTTGGAAATGCTGATATCACGAGGGAAGAATTTATGACAAATGTCAATCGGGATATATATTCATCGTTGGCACAAcatgataatattttatactATAATTCTGTAATTATTAACGAGCCAATGGAATTATTGAGACAGAAGATGATTAAAAAGATGGCAAGCCCCATTCAGAACAATGCAAAAAAGCCTGAGAATTGAGTGttcttgaatgaaaatcatgataatatttatactaCAACTCTGTAATTATGAACGAGCCAATGGAATTTGATGACACAGAATGATCAAAAGATGACAACCCCTTTCTGAGAATTGAACGTTGAACAAAAGTCTAACTACATTTGATAATACCGGGCTATGTAAGTCTCTAGcatatattattgaaagaaaataattacGCTTAGGTCATAAGAAATATACAAACTATAAAATGGAGAGTGTCCACATGGCTCCATGAAGAGACCAGCAAGACAAGGTTTTGCTCGAACGAGTTAAAAGCGTATAAAGCTAATTAGATAATAAAGGTGCAGCTTCAGAGTCCGTGATCCTAGTATCTTGCTTAACATAGTACGATCCGGCAACTGCTGCGGTCAAACTGAGTACCAATAAAATAGATGCAATAACAAATGCAAAGATCCATTGTAAAGCGAAGGCCTTTGTAAGCAATTGACCTAACCCCAAACCAAACATCAAAACTGAAGAACTGAGTCCAACGCCGTAATCATTGTAGAAGAGTATGAACATTGCTGGAACAATTAAGAAATCCCAGATCAAAACATTACAGACAACTCTACCCACAAACTTGTGAATATGGAACATAACAGCACCGTTCCAGAAAATAGCATAGAATAACCATGATAATGGTAAGGCGGTGGTTGGCAAGTGAATTAATATCCAATTGCTCAAAGGTTTGATACTGTAAGTTTTGTGACTGTAGTAGAgtgataaaatattgaagaagttgatcAATAATACGATTTCACTCAAAATGAAATGTCTTCTAGCAAACAACATTGACCAAATAAATTGTGCAAAGTTGAAAATAGTGAAGTGCCATCCGACTAATTGTGAATACTCAACTCTTGCTCTAGCCAGTTCTTGGGCAGGAATAAAAATCTGACTAACaaaaatgatttgaagTAAGTATAATATACCCCAGTATATCAATGTAACTAATATGTTTGATGAAAAAGGTGTGTTGCTAACATTGAATGGACTGTCTGAATCAAAAGGAGATCTACCAACTAAATAACGCAAATTACCGTAGATTGATAATACCAACGAAACAATCGTAGTCACTTTATGAGTAATTAACTGCTCTGGTTGATTTATTGCCATCCTTGTATTAAGTTATAGTAATGTCTTCTAGAAATTTagtattaaaaaaatttagcAGAAAATAagtttatatatttttctcATACATATGATTGCTCCCATACTCATACGTTTCAATGACTGCGAAAAATTTGGAACTTGCTTTTTACCTACAATAGAACTATATCTTTCATCATATACCATAAATTATAAACGCTAGCCTATATACTTTAATCCAATAAGATAAGAAACTTAGCATGTACCACGGTAAGATTTGGCATGCTTACGGTGTTGTTCATTGttatctttcaaaatctgTTGTTTAATTTCCTTAAGATCTTCACCCCCATTAGAAGCGATTGACAATAACATGCTGTAAATCATCTCGTTCTTCTCTGAAGATTGTTCTTTGGTAGAAAGATTCGTAATAGTATCAGTagcattaattaataattcgaTAGTCGAAACAATTTCGTTCATCAACTTGTCTAGCAAGTTTAATCCCAACGTATCACGAACAACAACTCTCAATATCTCGATATCTTGTTCATCTGGacttaatttataatttggaaTAATGTACCCCTTATTTCTTAAcaacaaagaaagaatCGATTGGGGAATGTCCGGATACTTTTCTCGGATTTCCTTCGAGAATCTAAAGGCAACAACAGGTAAGCCAGGTTCATATTCCTCATTTACTACTGCCTTTTTGGAATGTTTGGAACTATCATTGTGTTCCCTTGTGAAGATCTTTGCTTGtctttctttatcaattccCTTATGAATAACTGAAAGACATTCGAAGTAACCTGAttcttccaagaaattGGATAATAATCTTGCATTCTGAATAcatgaattgaaaattttggtgTATCCCTCTCTACCTAAagtcaagaaattataatattgaaataatacaGGGAACCCAGGTCTTGAGAAGTTGAAAGTAAATGTCTCTTCAACTCCACCTAAGTAATCTAATTTAAATCTGACATCATCAGGCAAGTACTTGTTGTCCTTCCAAATAATCCATCCTAAACCAGCCGAAGTTAAGCCAAATTTATGTCCCGATGTGTTGATGGAA encodes:
- a CDS encoding DEHA2F10384p (weakly similar to ca|CA1332|IPF11716 Candida albicans IPF11716 unknown function), whose amino-acid sequence is MGPISHTPTLSKIPNIYNRRSSLGSVNDANKPVSHVQPQKRKILYKAKNEKPLNVAELIEDNDDSSLDVFKMYQHKYYLPHNKRISNIAWRIQNKKILALDRQKKREDRDIQDKKQDQKSSNDKSDEFDYISQIRKMSQEQEGEGGMATLFENKKHSPYTNSLTSDSSLFSGNRSASASTANPSTGDKSNENLLTSYINSLESTFKDDYKLPEKLSKSTKNTKFLQCTNCNTKTTPLWRKSNKGDLLCNACGLFYKLHGVLRPLSQPDRKSSVSNDTLTSTNKTESSKPNSNMGGNSKYDLSPSMISHHHHHHYVDPAEDESRRQANQDQNDDMNIDQFLEMDPPGRHTSMSNDNHSGLEMNPPQNRNSTSNNIDEIDMLLNMNLFQSESFVIGNGKSKTGVNEQENRNNNSNTNDNSVTNDGYNFDAQGMFYDMQHVGEVGIGDEILADQPSEQGPNWNWLDFVSNGDNEMNSS
- a CDS encoding DEHA2F10406p (similar to uniprot|Q6MVW1 Neurospora crassa B15B3 Hypothetical protein B15B3.030) translates to MADKVKDINQYNQLKSKYIGLGNADITREEFMTNVNRDIYSSLAQHDNILYYNSVIINEPMELLRQKMIKKMASPIQNNAKKPEN
- a CDS encoding DEHA2F10428p (similar to uniprot|Q7SAH3 Neurospora crassa NCU06977 Predicted protein), which translates into the protein MAINQPEQLITHKVTTIVSLVLSIYGNLRYLVGRSPFDSDSPFNVSNTPFSSNILVTLIYWGILYLLQIIFVSQIFIPAQESARARVEYSQLVGWHFTIFNFAQFIWSMLFARRHFILSEIVLLINFFNILSLYYSHKTYSIKPLSNWILIHLPTTALPLSWLFYAIFWNGAVMFHIHKFVGRVVCNVLIWDFLIVPAMFILFYNDYGVGLSSSVLMFGLGLGQLLTKAFALQWIFAFVIASILLVLSLTAAVAGSYYVKQDTRITDSEAAPLLSN